The following are encoded together in the Arcobacter aquimarinus genome:
- a CDS encoding Gfo/Idh/MocA family protein, translating into MQKYKKTLKLAFIGGSINSAIGYTHYIASQMDHLFVVSAGCFSKNNEINKKTALTWGIDEKHLYSNWKELLEKEINEIDALVILTPTPNHYEMIMKALDFGYSIISEKALASTHEEGLEISKKVEEKKAFFAVTHNYTGYPMLRELQNMIQDNKLGKITNINIEMPQESFARLINGEKPKPQNWRLDDGKIPGISLDLGAHLQHIVYFLTNENPFELVADETSFGWFPQVVDNISCIARFKSGMRCQMWYGKSAIGHRNGLRVRVYGTKASAEWFQMNPEEFLFHTIDGDRIIIDRVSSNVKVSNQYRYNRFKAGHPAGFVEAFGNLYFDIAEKLTQYKLDGNHKIDWSYDVEQATIGLEVFEAIKTSSKENRWVKLI; encoded by the coding sequence ATGCAAAAGTATAAAAAAACTTTGAAATTAGCTTTTATTGGGGGTAGTATTAATTCAGCAATAGGTTATACTCATTATATTGCTTCTCAAATGGATCATTTATTTGTAGTAAGTGCAGGATGCTTTAGTAAAAATAATGAAATAAATAAAAAAACTGCTTTAACTTGGGGTATAGATGAAAAGCATCTTTATTCTAATTGGAAAGAACTTTTAGAAAAAGAAATTAATGAAATTGATGCATTAGTAATCTTGACACCTACTCCAAATCATTATGAAATGATAATGAAAGCTTTAGATTTTGGTTATTCAATTATTTCAGAAAAAGCTCTTGCTTCTACACATGAAGAGGGTTTGGAAATTAGTAAAAAAGTAGAAGAAAAGAAAGCTTTTTTTGCAGTTACACATAATTATACAGGTTATCCTATGCTTCGTGAATTACAAAATATGATTCAGGATAATAAGCTAGGTAAAATCACAAATATAAATATAGAAATGCCACAAGAAAGTTTTGCAAGATTAATAAATGGTGAAAAACCAAAGCCTCAAAATTGGAGGTTAGATGATGGTAAAATACCTGGCATTTCACTTGATTTAGGAGCTCATTTACAACATATTGTTTATTTTTTAACAAATGAGAATCCTTTTGAACTTGTGGCAGATGAAACTAGTTTTGGATGGTTCCCTCAAGTAGTAGATAATATTTCTTGTATTGCTAGATTTAAAAGTGGTATGAGATGCCAAATGTGGTATGGAAAATCTGCTATTGGACATAGAAATGGATTAAGAGTAAGAGTCTATGGTACAAAAGCAAGCGCTGAATGGTTTCAAATGAATCCTGAAGAGTTTTTATTCCACACTATAGATGGCGATAGAATTATTATTGATAGGGTTTCTTCAAATGTAAAAGTATCAAATCAGTATAGATATAATCGATTCAAAGCAGGTCATCCAGCTGGATTTGTTGAAGCATTTGGGAATTTATATTTTGATATAGCAGAAAAATTGACTCAATATAAATTAGATGGTAATCATAAAATTGATTGGTCATATGACGTGGAACAAGCAACAATTGGATTAGAAGTATTTGAAGCGATTAAGACTTCTTCAAAAGAAAATAGATGGGTTAAATTAATTTAA
- a CDS encoding fatty acid desaturase, producing the protein MNKIQWIKPELDNFDKFKLKSDIKGSFHIIFYFTLLGSTGYLTHYFFLNNSYYLAFVLLIIHGTFFSFLGWSGIGHELVHRTVFKTTWLNEFFLKLFSFLTWNNYIYFEESHKRHHLYTLHDNLDREVILPLSPEYNQWIYLFTFNIPFFLRNLKSIVYNSFGKISGVWGNELFPKEDLNKRQKLFNFARIILFGHIFLALIFIFTKNYECLLIITFAPFIGNWLNRMMAISQHINMQKNINDFRKNSTSIRLNWFLSMLYSNMNYHIEHHLYPNVPFYNLPILSKEINHFLPTPIVGFSDLMKHIFK; encoded by the coding sequence ATGAATAAAATCCAATGGATTAAACCAGAACTTGATAATTTTGATAAATTTAAATTAAAAAGTGATATAAAAGGTAGTTTTCATATTATATTTTATTTTACTTTATTGGGTTCAACAGGTTATTTAACTCATTATTTCTTTTTAAATAATAGTTATTATTTAGCTTTTGTTCTATTAATAATTCATGGAACATTTTTTTCCTTTTTAGGCTGGTCTGGAATAGGTCATGAATTAGTACATAGAACAGTATTTAAAACTACATGGCTTAATGAGTTTTTTTTAAAATTATTTTCATTTTTAACTTGGAATAATTATATTTATTTTGAAGAAAGTCATAAAAGACATCATTTATATACACTTCATGATAATTTGGATAGAGAAGTAATATTACCTCTTTCTCCAGAGTATAATCAATGGATATATCTATTTACATTTAACATTCCCTTTTTTTTAAGAAATTTAAAATCTATAGTGTATAACAGTTTTGGAAAGATTTCTGGAGTTTGGGGAAATGAATTATTTCCAAAAGAAGATTTAAACAAAAGACAAAAATTATTTAATTTTGCAAGAATAATACTTTTTGGGCATATTTTTTTAGCTCTGATTTTTATTTTTACTAAAAATTATGAATGCTTATTAATAATTACATTCGCTCCATTTATTGGGAATTGGCTAAATAGAATGATGGCAATTTCTCAGCATATAAATATGCAAAAGAATATTAATGATTTTCGAAAGAATTCGACATCAATAAGATTAAATTGGTTTTTATCTATGCTTTATAGTAATATGAATTATCACATAGAACATCATTTATACCCTAATGTTCCATTTTATAATTTACCAATATTAAGTAAAGAAATAAATCATTTCTTGCCTACACCTATAGTAGGCTTTTCTGATTTAATGAAACACATCTTTAAATAA
- a CDS encoding FkbM family methyltransferase, which yields MILDELLIDIKQKSLVEETLNSNNIYIYGTNNISKKLSQMIKIKGFINDFTNEKSYLNLPILNSQDLDKKIYIISCSLSMYPLSAIRNLNKSGFYNIVTVLDVLKYSTLKFEDTFITDAKIDLEINFSNYEKIYNRINEVESQNIFRNILNFRKNFDLKYMRNYKVDNKRQYFEEFLNLKDGEVFIDAGGFDGQTSIEFIKHSPNYKSIYIFEPDNENLEIAKKNLHNYKNVNFISKGLSNHKDTLKFDMGSGSASKISEIGAITIEVDTLDNLVKEKITFIKMDIEGAEGLAIEGMKNHILNDYPKMAISVYHKADDFWKITEQILNIRNDYDIYMRHYTEGTDETIMFFIPKK from the coding sequence ATGATATTGGATGAATTATTAATTGATATAAAACAGAAATCTTTAGTTGAAGAAACTTTAAATTCTAATAATATTTATATTTATGGTACAAATAATATTTCAAAAAAATTATCACAAATGATAAAAATTAAAGGATTTATAAATGATTTCACAAATGAAAAAAGTTATTTAAATTTACCAATTTTAAATAGTCAAGATTTAGATAAAAAAATATATATAATAAGTTGTTCTTTATCTATGTATCCTTTGAGTGCTATTCGAAATCTTAATAAATCAGGGTTTTATAATATTGTAACTGTTTTAGATGTTTTAAAATATTCTACTTTAAAATTTGAAGATACATTTATAACTGATGCTAAAATAGATTTAGAAATAAATTTTTCTAACTATGAAAAAATTTATAATCGTATTAATGAAGTTGAATCTCAAAATATTTTTAGAAACATTTTGAATTTTAGAAAAAATTTTGATTTGAAATATATGAGAAATTATAAAGTTGATAATAAAAGACAATATTTTGAAGAATTTCTAAATTTAAAAGATGGAGAAGTTTTTATTGATGCTGGGGGATTTGATGGGCAAACTAGTATAGAGTTTATTAAGCATTCTCCAAATTATAAATCTATTTATATATTTGAACCAGATAATGAAAATTTAGAAATAGCAAAAAAAAATTTACATAATTATAAAAATGTAAATTTTATTTCAAAAGGTTTATCTAATCATAAGGATACTTTAAAATTTGATATGGGTTCAGGAAGTGCAAGTAAAATATCTGAAATAGGGGCTATAACTATAGAAGTTGATACTCTAGATAATCTTGTGAAAGAAAAAATTACATTTATAAAGATGGATATAGAAGGAGCAGAAGGATTAGCGATAGAAGGAATGAAAAATCATATATTAAATGATTATCCTAAAATGGCAATAAGTGTTTATCATAAAGCAGATGATTTTTGGAAAATTACTGAACAAATTCTGAACATTAGAAATGATTATGATATTTATATGAGACACTATACAGAAGGTACAGATGAAACAATTATGTTTTTTATACCTAAAAAATAA
- a CDS encoding class I SAM-dependent methyltransferase, which yields MSKIIKIRPKKVFIEIENRFPKENVNFIVNIPTSQIGGLTLLESSILVSFIKLINPKYLFEFGTYMGATSVLLASNTHKSSKIYTLDIDPKEFEKNESSVDMTKILIDDKENDNFLRNTFVSDGAKYIKNSSKKIQNKIKTILQNSLDLDPKKKKFLGKFDFIFIDGGHEYHIVKKDTENALMMLKENGIIFWHDYNSNIHDDVTKFLDEYSKNNKIYHVENTMIAFMLVGSYDNLVNEKGINNE from the coding sequence ATGAGTAAAATAATAAAAATAAGACCAAAAAAGGTGTTTATTGAGATTGAAAATAGATTCCCTAAAGAAAATGTAAATTTTATAGTTAATATACCAACTTCACAAATAGGTGGATTAACATTATTAGAGAGTTCAATATTAGTTTCTTTCATAAAATTAATTAATCCAAAATATTTATTTGAATTTGGTACATATATGGGAGCAACTTCTGTATTACTTGCTTCAAATACTCATAAATCTTCAAAAATTTATACTCTAGATATAGATCCTAAAGAATTTGAGAAAAACGAATCTTCTGTTGATATGACAAAAATATTAATTGATGATAAAGAAAATGATAATTTCCTTCGAAATACTTTTGTTTCAGATGGAGCTAAATATATTAAGAATAGTAGTAAAAAAATTCAGAATAAAATAAAAACAATTCTGCAAAATAGTCTAGATTTAGACCCCAAAAAGAAAAAATTTTTAGGAAAATTTGATTTTATATTTATTGATGGTGGACATGAATATCATATTGTAAAAAAAGATACAGAAAATGCATTAATGATGTTAAAAGAAAATGGTATCATTTTTTGGCATGATTATAATTCAAATATTCATGATGATGTAACAAAATTTCTTGATGAATATTCAAAAAATAACAAAATTTATCATGTTGAAAATACTATGATTGCATTTATGTTGGTTGGAAGTTATGATAATTTAGTAAATGAGAAAGGTATCAATAATGAATAA